The region TGGCTTAAAACTGATCAAACCCTATGAGTTTgctaaattaagaaaaattggTCTAGGAactaatatgtttttttttttgaaaaaaggaACTAATATGTTTCAGTTAATGAATAACCTCATTGCACATTTAGCAGGCTTGTCTATAAACTATTTAAGAATTGCTACTAAATGAGTCAATGTCCTATATTTGCTTAAGCTTGTCTATTACATGGTAACTAACATACTATCAGTTAAGCAGATATAGCTGCTGATTCCAGATAGTTCCAAATCTTTTAATAACTGTTTCTCTTTCAAAACTGCATTATAATTAACTctattttctacaatccatTCAACAATTATAGGGTTATATGAAAGCAAGGTTGTAAACATAAAAAAAGCATGCCAAAAGTCTTTCTAGATGATTGCAAAAGTAGAAACCTAATACCAAGAATGTATATATAAACAACTACCCCATGTTGACGGGTGCCAGCATTGATGCGTTGGATCCAGAGGGAGCGCATATCGCGCTTCTTGTTGCGCCGATCTCTGTAGGAATATTGCAAGGCTTTCTCGACTCTCTCCCTTGCAATTCGGATGCAATTCTTTGCTCTTCCTCTAAACCCTTTTGCAAGTTTAAAAATCTCCTTCTTGTTCATCTTTCTCTATTCTAAATCAGTACCCACAAAATCTGAAGAAAAAAATCCCACAGTAATTGAAAACCAATAGAAAATAGGAAAATTGAAAAAGTAGAAACTTGctctaactaataaaaaaaataggattTTTTCTACCTTTTTTCCTTAATTAATcctaaatcatatttaaatctaattaaacttgattaaaccctaattaaccaaatcaaacctcACCACCACAAAACAGCAACATATACCGGGAAATCAATAAATTCATATAGAACTATACagagaaaaatcaaaaaaagctGTAAGAAATTGGTTAAGTTCGCAAAGTGCCAACTACTGAAGTGTAACATTGTTATTATGGATAAGGCTATGCAGAGTGGAAATCTTGAGAAACAGCTTACTTGTTCATTTTGGTGTTCTTGTGGATTATAAAAAGGAACAGTTCATCTAACACAAATCAAATTCTTGGGAAACAAACAGAAAATGACAACCAAAATAAGAAAGAAAGGACTAATCAAACAAACTTGATGAAAAAGGAGTGAATAGTTAAATTGACATATAAAAAATGTATTCTTAATCCATTATAATTGCCAATGTAAGCCTAGCTTGGATTTTTGTGAGTTCGACCACGCTtccgtaactaacaactaagAATTGAGACTCTAGAGTGGATtaatctttgataaaaaaaaaaatcaattattattacaaaagaataataaaagGTGAAGAACTTTAtgcaaaatgcaaaataaaccTTAAAAAGAACATGGAGGACAACCTGTGCTGCTGTCCGTCGATTTCCAGATCTTCTGTCCGTAGGTCGCTGCTGCTGCTGGAGGACGACCGGCTGCTGCTGGAGGACGACCAGTTCTTCAACGCCGTGAGGGACGAGATGGTGGTGCTTTTGGTGAGGGAGGTGGGCGCCGGAGTGGATTTGAGAAGAATAGGATGATTAGGGtttctcatttaaattttataaaaattcaccaactttatatattttttcaatttaataacgttctttaaaacttcttaTAAACatacatcaactttcatttttttcctaaATTCATATATGGTGTTGACGTGGCACTTTGCTGAGTTTttaaccaataaatgagtgacacgtcagcaccgtgtatgaatttgaaaaaaaatgaaaattggcgtatgtttatgatatgttttaaagaacgtgattaaattaaaaaacgtgtaaaatttgtgaatttttatgacattaacccaattttaaatattaagcattaaattaatgaatgagataaatattaaaaatcattttaactttattttattagtaaGTGGAGAGTGTTTTTAAACGCCGAGCTGAGTGAATTTGTTTGATATGATTTAGCGACTCTAGGTCAGGGGCGGAACGAGGGAGGGtcgaggagggtcggccgaccctccctCGCCGGAGAAATACAAGGGACCGGTGCTATTCTATCACCGGTCCCCTTTGTCTTGACCCCCAGCAGATCGAAGATCTGCTGGGTTGCTTCCTTCAAACCAGTTGCAGCGGCAGCGCTGCAActggtttattttttttagggttttaaaggGCCGAACGACATGTCGTTCGgcccttttttaatttatttttttttgtccaaACGACAAGTCGTTTGGCTCATAGCCAAACGACTTGTCGTTTGGACCAAGCGTTTGAAACAGAAACAGTGAGGTCTGTTTCTGTttcaaacgaaacaaatcatgaaAAAAGGCTGAATGAAGCCCTTCTTTTCTCCcttctttctcttttcttttctaaaCCCTAATCATAAAATTGGATCTCTTTCACTCAATTAATCACTCTATATCACTTAATTCTTAAACTCATCCTTATTTCTACTCAACTATCAAAAGGTattgtgatttgtttttttctattttaacctagtttttttatatttttctatttttacataATTAGTTAGTTTTGTTATATTATCTAACAATAATCttaaattatatctttttagGTCATATATATTGATTTTGCAATGTCAAGTAGTGGGTTTGACAAAACTTCTACAAGTAAGTTTTttacaattattgtttatttttaccattaattatatattgaaattggTGTGTTGATGATGAATCATagatgataattttttatatgttaattgttatATAAATGAATTGATTTGAATGTCGATTAGTTTTTATGTTTTGTACTAGTGAATTGATTGattaaattgattgaataattagCTTGAtgaattagataattaaattgatagattttttttgttaattttgtaaGGTAAATCAAGAAATAcaaatatattgaattttttcaagCCTAGAAATGTTGATTCGAGTACTCCTTCATCTTCTGAGACGACTAATATGCCACAAAAGAGAAGTCGGGTAGAATTTAATCCTAATGAACTTATTGTTGATCCTGGGCTTCGACCGTGTATTGATGATTATGATGTGGGAATTAGAGACCAAGTTAGAAGACAATACTTATTAAAGGGTCCGTGTCAACCATATGGTCataattttccaaaaaaaaaacaagcaacAGAAATGAGAAGTTTTATAGAGACATGgtttaaaaagtttatttggTTGGAATATAGCGTAGAGAAAGATGCTGCATTCTGTTTGTATTGTTATCTGTTTGCAAGTCCAGGTTCAAAGAGTGAAACTTTTACAAGAAAAGGATTTAGCAATTGGAAAAAGGCAACAGAAAATTTTAATGACCATGTTGGTGCAGTAAGCAGTGTTCACAATGACGCAAGACGTCATTGTGAGGATTTTCAGAATCAACGCCAAAGCATTTCACATGTTTTGACCACTCAAAGTCGTGAAATGGAAAATGCTTATCGTACTCGTTTGACAGCAGTGTTAGAAGTTGTTCGCATTCTTCTTTGGCAAGGTTTAGCATTCCGTGGTCATGATGAGACTCTTGAATCTTTACAAAGGGGGAATTTTCTTGAGGTAGTGGCATGGTATGCCAAGATGGATGAAACAGTCAGAAATGTCATCGGTGGTAATGCTCCTGGGAATAACCAACTGACATCTCCCAAGATTCAAAAAGAATTAGTTAGTTCTTGTGCCTCACAAGTAACATTAGCCATTCTTACTGAACTTGGAGATAGGAAATTCTCTTTACTAGTGGACGAGGCTCGGGATTGTTCTGTAAAAGAACAAATGGCAGTGATGATAAGGTTTGTGAATAAGAAAGGTGAAATAATCGAGAGGTTTCTCGCCATTGAGCATGTTAGTGACACTTCATCGCGTTCTTTAAAAGCGGCTGTGGATATGTTGTTTGCTCGGCATAATTTATCTATTTCTAGATTGCGAGGTCAAGCATATGATGGAGCATCCAACATGAGGGGAGAGTTTAATGGGCTGAAGGCACTTATTCAACGAGAAAATCCTTTTGCTTTCTATGTCCATTGTTTTGCTCATCAACTGCAGTTGGTGATTGTTGCTATTTCAAAACATATTCCGGTTGTTGCTGAATTTTTTACTAACATCAGTATGATTGTTACTATTGCTGGTGCTTCTTGCAAAAGAAGAGATGAATTAAACAAACATAGGGATGCTGACATTTTTGAGAAATTAGAGACTGATGAGCTTACTACAGGAAAAGGGCTTAATCAACAGACTAATCTTGCAAGACCTAGTGATACTCGTTGGGGTACACATCATGTCACTTTAGCCCGTTTGTTGTCTATGTGGAGTTCAGCCTTATATGTGCTTGAAAGGGTTTATGAAGATGGAATTGAACCAGAGTCGAGGGGCAAAGCAAGTGCCTTGATTAAACTGATGGAAGACTTTCACTTTGTATTTATTCTGCATCTAATGCTTAAATTATTGGGTATAACAAATGCATTGTCGCTTGCCTTGCAACAGAAAGATCAGAATATTGTTAATGCGATGAACTTGATAGAAGTTTTGAAAGTAAAGCTACAAAACTTGAGAGACAGTGGATGGGATGCTTTGATACATGAAGTCACCATGTTTTGTAACAAGCATGGCATTGTAGTGCCAGATATGGAAGATCAGTTTCTTATTCCAGGACGGTCACGTCGTGCAAGGAACTTGGTAACTTGTTATCATCATCATAATGAGGTTTTTCTTCCTGTGATTGATTTGCTTGCTGTTGAGATGAATAATAGGTTTTCCGAATCTAGCACTGCATTATTAAGGTACATCTCATGTCTTGATCCAAGAGATTCTTTTTCTAGATTTGATCAACACAGTTTGATTTGCCTTGCTGAACTTTATTCTGATGATTTCTCTGCTATTGACTTGCAATTTTTGAGAGAGGATCTAGATACATACATTTGTGAAGTAAGAACAAGTTCTGATTTTACTAGTTGTGAAGATCTTTCTGTCCTGGCAATTAAGATGGTTCAAACTGGTAGACATTTAGTGTTTCCATTGGTTTATCGTTTGATTGAGTTGGCTTTGATCTTACCGGTAGCTACCGCATCTGTTGAGAGAGCTTTTTCTGCAATGAAGCACATCAAGTCAGATTTACGGAACAGCATGGCAGATGAGTGGTTGAATGATTTAATGATTTGCTTCATTGAGAGGGCGATATTTGCTTCCATCGATAATGAAGACATTTTACAGCATtttcaaaataaagaaaaccGGCGAATTCAACTTCCACCTCTTGCCCTTTCTAATTCttagtgtttttttaatttttttatgttatttattattatcaactcaatatttaacatttttatttaacaatttttttatttaatgtacttttatatttttatgtgaaATCTCGACCCTCTTAATTTACAatcctggttccgccactgctCTAGGTAGCACagaaataaaaaacagaaatgACACGAAACAGATATAGAGAAacgctaatttttttaaatgaaggaTACGAAACATAaaggaaacgtgtaaataataaaaatataggaatatatttataatattagaaactataaaatattaaatatattaaattttatttacacatatataccaattaataaaataaatcaaatataattcaagccaacaaaaataagaagataatttttattgtaactaaagtaaacaataaaatgatgatttaaaaaattatttattaagaatttttagatttttttacggctatctattttttttatttatagaaacGACTCAAAACGTTTCTTTATGAGTTTCTAAGAGTTTCCGACTTCCAAAACGGGACACGCAATTTCATCAAAGTTTCTGTGCTTCTTAGCAACGGCTTTAAACTTTTTTGATCATTCGTGCCAATTTTAGGGGTAAAGGCTACTTTGTTGGGAAAATaacaaaactatacaaaaagaggaagaaaataacaataatgctaaatttgctgaaatattacatgagcacctcaaaaaaataaaagtttacaCTTAATACCTAACCAATGAGAATGCAACATATGGCACacacaaaacaaatgaaaaaggtcaaaaacgcgtcagaataatcaaaaacgcgtcagaagcGCGTCTGACATGCGACTGACACGCGTGTCAGCACTGTATGTCAGCCACGCGTCATTTTTTCAAAACTATTAAAACATGTATCATTTTATGTATCTGTTACGTATCGGATATGTATCAAGGACatatctaattattattttttcatatttataaaataaaaataaataaatatattattaatatgtattatttatgtgtttttaaggtgtatgtataatatattttaaattaaaagatatatgtatcacgtgctttaattaaaattcacgcattaaataatatcaataacattttgatatcataaaaataataagtcatGATTTCCTTAACTCAACTTTTATGAATATAAACATCTTTATATACATGTGatatacaaaaaaaagaaataataacaatatttaTCCACTTCAAATTTGTCGCTATtgataaaaatactatatatattattaatatgtattatttatgcatctcaaaactatattattaatatttattatttatgtatctcAAAAACTATTCAAACGGACACAATTTACTTCACGACTATTTTCATTTTCCAGCTCTAATGAATTACAACAACTACTATTCACAATGTATCAGAGATTTATCGATAATACCACATCTCAAAATACACacataatacatatattaaaataaaaaatatacgtCTAACtatttttgatatgt is a window of Mercurialis annua linkage group LG2, ddMerAnnu1.2, whole genome shotgun sequence DNA encoding:
- the LOC126668874 gene encoding uncharacterized protein LOC126668874, with the translated sequence MSSSGFDKTSTSKSRNTNILNFFKPRNVDSSTPSSSETTNMPQKRSRVEFNPNELIVDPGLRPCIDDYDVGIRDQVRRQYLLKGPCQPYGHNFPKKKQATEMRSFIETWFKKFIWLEYSVEKDAAFCLYCYLFASPGSKSETFTRKGFSNWKKATENFNDHVGAVSSVHNDARRHCEDFQNQRQSISHVLTTQSREMENAYRTRLTAVLEVVRILLWQGLAFRGHDETLESLQRGNFLEVVAWYAKMDETVRNVIGGNAPGNNQLTSPKIQKELVSSCASQVTLAILTELGDRKFSLLVDEARDCSVKEQMAVMIRFVNKKGEIIERFLAIEHVSDTSSRSLKAAVDMLFARHNLSISRLRGQAYDGASNMRGEFNGLKALIQRENPFAFYVHCFAHQLQLVIVAISKHIPVVAEFFTNISMIVTIAGASCKRRDELNKHRDADIFEKLETDELTTGKGLNQQTNLARPSDTRWGTHHVTLARLLSMWSSALYVLERVYEDGIEPESRGKASALIKLMEDFHFVFILHLMLKLLGITNALSLALQQKDQNIVNAMNLIEVLKVKLQNLRDSGWDALIHEVTMFCNKHGIVVPDMEDQFLIPGRSRRARNLVTCYHHHNEVFLPVIDLLAVEMNNRFSESSTALLRYISCLDPRDSFSRFDQHSLICLAELYSDDFSAIDLQFLREDLDTYICEVRTSSDFTSCEDLSVLAIKMVQTGRHLVFPLVYRLIELALILPVATASVERAFSAMKHIKSDLRNSMADEWLNDLMICFIERAIFASIDNEDILQHFQNKENRRIQLPPLALSNS